One Panicum virgatum strain AP13 chromosome 3N, P.virgatum_v5, whole genome shotgun sequence DNA segment encodes these proteins:
- the LOC120665035 gene encoding protein translation factor SUI1 homolog, with amino-acid sequence MSDLDVQLPSAFDPFAEANAEDSGAGPGTKDYVHVRIQQRNGRKSLTTVQGLKKEFSYNKILKDLKKEFCCNGTVVQDPELGQVIQLQGDQRKNVATFLVQAGIAKKENIKIHGF; translated from the exons ATGTCTGATCTCGACGTCCAGCTTCCATCTGCCTTCG ACCCGTTTGCTGAGGCAAATGCTGAGGACTCTGGTGCTGGCCCGGGAACAAAGGATTATGTGCATGTGCGCATCCAGCAACGCAACGGCAGAAAGAGTCTGACGACTGTTCAGGGACTAAAGAAAGAGTTCAGCTACAACAAGATCCTCAAGGATCTCAAGAAGGAATTCTGCTGCAATGGTACTGTAGTTCAGGATCCAGAGCTAGGACAG GTTATTCAGCTCCAAGGTGATCAGCGTAAGAATGTTGCCACTTTCCTAGTTCAG GCTGGGATTGCAAAGAAGGAGAACATCAAGATTCACGGGTTCTAA
- the LOC120665034 gene encoding uncharacterized protein LOC120665034, which produces MPRPRRPPPVARSPARPQGPAAAATPRQASPARPRRGRRLRVQSPSLASARRGPAPAQAPPPATPPLRWPGGAVAPRENAGSLAAASVRRIAAALWRAHPPPREPGEARRRPEPSPRHPHTPDRCNYYKAFLKGRTGSKSLGNGIIREVGAYSSSPRIEMEFATKWDHRYLNTSGGADYDFCERHTTADDEEVSVLKEQLMQAHNRIQELEAESRSAKKKLDHLVRNLAEEKASWRSREHDKVRNVLDAVKGDMNRERKNRQKAEFMNSKLMDELSELKSLAKRYLQDYEKERKARELMEEVCDELAKEIADDKAEVEALKRESMKVRDEVEEERKMLQMAEVWREERVQMKLVDAKLTLDSKYSQLTELQAILEAFLSFHRGSSVDKETMRDGERLREAICSMKLHGKEFSYKPPPPSEDIFAVFEELRQREDINEKEIGLCNGDTPVSHATKIHTVSPETDMFLKKPASKYSTQPCARNEDEDDSGWETVSHAEEQGSSNSPDGSEPSVNGLCGGNDASASGTDWEEDNCENCRSNSGISGVCSTTREKYHKKGSSFSRLWRLSNGNSCRKTGSELLNGRFSSSRMSNADLSPDPKNSEVCQVSPSVGDWSPDLLNPRVVRAMKGCVERPQGAQKHNLKSKLLDARTNGRKVQLRQAIEQKM; this is translated from the exons ATGCCGCGCCCTCGAcgcccgccgccggtggcgaggTCCCCGGCCAGGCCCCAGGGcccggcagccgccgccacaCCGCGCCAGGCGTCCcccgcccgcccccgccgcggccgccggctgcGCGTCCAGAGCCCCTCcctcgcctccgcccgccgcggccccgccccggcgcaggcgccgccgccggccaccccgcCGCTCCGGTGGCCCGGGGGCGCCGTGGCGCCCCGCGAGAACGCCGGCTCCCTCGCGGCCGCGTCCGTGAGGAGGATCGCCGCGGCGCTGTGGCgggcgcacccgccgccgcgggagccgggGGAAGCGCGTCGACGCCCGGAG CCTAGCCCAAGGCATCCGCATACTCCTGATCGTTGCAATTACTATAAAGCGTTCCTTAAAGGCAGGACAGGGAGTAAGTCCCTTGGCAATGGCATCATTCGTGAG GTGGGAGCCTATTCTTCATCACCCCGAATTGAAATGGAATTCGCAACGAAATGGGACCATCGTTACCTGAACACATCTGGTGGTGCTGACTATGATTTCTGTGAACGCCATACAACtgctgatgatgaagaagtATCTGTACTTAAAGAACAGCTCATGCAGGCCCACAACCGGATTCAGGAGCTTGAAGCTGAAAGCCGATCTGCTAAAAAGAAGCTTGATCACTTGGTGAGGAATCTCGCTGAGGAAAAAGCTTCCTGGAGGAGCAGGGAGCACGATAAGGTTCGAAACGTATTAGATGCTGTTAAAGGGGATATGAACCGGGAAAGGAAGAATCGACAAAAGGCAGAATTTATGAACTCCAAGTTAATGGATGAGCTATCTGAGTTGAAATCGTTGGCAAAACGATATTTACAAGATtatgaaaaggaaagaaaggccAGAGAACTCATGGAGGAGGTGTGTGATGAATTAGCAAAGGAGATTGCAGACGACAAAGCTGAAGTTGAGGCTTTGAAGCGTGAATCGATGAAGGTGAGAGATGAggtggaggaagaaaggaagatgCTACAGATGGCAGAGGTTTGGCGTGAAGAGAGGGTACAGATGAAGCTTGTTGATGCTAAACTGACACTAGACAGCAAGTATTCACAGCTGACTGAGCTACAGGCTATCCTCGAAGCCTTCCTCAGTTTCCACCGAGGCAGCAGTGTAGACAAAGAAACAATGAGAGATGGAGAAAGGCTCAGGGAAGCAATTTGCTCAATGAAGTTACATGGTAAAGAGTTCTCATACAAACCACCACCTCCTTCAGAGGAcatttttgctgtttttgaggaACTTAGACAGAGGGAAGATATTAACGAGAAGGAAATTGGACTGTGTAATGGGGATACCCCCGTGAGCCATGCAACAAAGATCCatacggtgagtcctgaaactGACATGTTTCTGAAGAAACCAGCAAGCAAATATTCCACTCAACCTTGTGCCAGAAATGAGGATGAAGATGATAGTGGATGGGAGACTGTCAGCCATGCAGAGGAGCAAGGCTCCAGCAATTCACCAGATGGAAGCGAGCCATCAGTAAATGGTTTATGTGGAGGAAACGATGCATCAGCGAGTGGAACTGACTGGGAGGAAGATAATTGTGAAAACTGCAGGTCAAATAGCGGCATCAGTGGAGTTTGTTCAACAACACGAGAGAAGTACCATAAGAAGGGGTCTTCTTTCTCCAGACTCTGGAGGTTGTCAAATGGCAACAGCTGCAGGAAAACAGGATCTGAGTTACTGAACGGTAGGTTCTCAAGCAGCAGGATGTCCAATGCTGATCTTTCTCCCGATCCCAAGAACAGTGAGGTGTGCCAAGTCTCACCAAGTGTCGGGGACTGGAGCCCGGACTTGCTAAACCCACGCGTGGTCCGCGCCATGAAAGGTTGCGTGGAACGGCCTCAAGGCGCACAGAAGCACAACCTGAAGTCCAAGCTCCTGGACGCAAGGACTAATGGCCGTAAGGTACAGCTGCGCCAAGCAATCGAACAGAAGATGTAG